The Culex pipiens pallens isolate TS chromosome 2, TS_CPP_V2, whole genome shotgun sequence DNA window tgcttcttgcttcttgcttcttgcttcttgcttcttgcttcttgcttcttgcttcttgcttcttgcttcttgcttcttgcttcttgcttcttgcttcttgcttcttgcttcttgcttcttgcttcttgcttcttgcttcttgcttcttgcttctagcttctagcttttTGCTTTCAGCATCCAGCTTCTAGCTTCTTGCTTCTAGCTTCCAGCTTCCAGCTTAAAGCTTCCAGCATCCAGCTTCCAGCTTCTAGCTCCTAACTTCTAGCATCCAGCTTCCAGCTACTAGCTTTTTGCTtccagcttctagcttctagcttcttgCTTCTTGCTTCTTGCTTCTTGCTTCTTGCTTCTTGCTTCTTGCTTCTTGCTTCTTGCTTCTTGCTTCTTGCTTCTTGCTTCTTGCTTCTTGCTTCTTGCTTCTTGCTTCTTGCTTCTTGCTTCTTGCTTCTTGCTTCTTGCTTCTTGCTTCTTGCTTCTTGCTTCTTGCTTCTTGCTTCTTGCTTCTTGCTTCTTGCTTCCAGCTTCCAGTTTCTTGCTTCttgcttctagcttctagcttccagCTTTCAGCATATAGCTTCCACCTTCTAGCTTCTTGCTTCTATCTTCCAGCTtccagcttctagcttctagaaGTTCCAGCTTCCAGTTTCCAGCTGCCAGCTTCTAGCTTTTTGCTTCCAGTTTCCAGCATTCTGCTTCCAGCTTCCAGCTTTCTGCTTCCAGCTTACAGCTTCGAGCTTCTAGCTTATTGTTTCTAGTTTCCAGCTTCTAGCTTCCAGCTTCCTGCTTCCAGTTTCCAGCATCCAATATCCAGTTTCTTGCTtccagcttctagcttctagcttcttgCTTCGAGCTTCCAGCTtccagcttctagcttctagcttccagCTTCTAGCTTCCAGCTTGTAGCTTCTAACTTCTAGCAGCTCAGCTTCCAGCGTCCAGCTTCCAGCTTCTAGCGTCTAGCTTCTAACTTCTAGCATCCAGCTTCCAGCTTCCAGCTTCTTGCTTCCAGCTTCCAGCTTCCAGCTTCCAGCTTCTTGCTTCCAGCTTCCAGCTTCAAGATTTCAGTCTCCAGCTGGAAGCTGGAAGCTAGAAACTAGAAGTTGGAAGCAGGAAGCAGGAAGCTGGAAGCTGGAAACTGAAAGcaagaagctagaagctagatgCTGGAAGCTGGGAGCTAGAAGCTGGACGCTAGAAGCTATAAGCTAGAAGCTGGAAGTTGGAAACAGGAAGCTGAAAGCTGGAAGCTGGAAGCTAGAAGctggaagctagaagctagaagctggaAGCAAGAAACTGGAAGTTGAAAGCAGGAAGCAAGAAGCTGGAAGTTGAAAGCAGGAAGCAGGAAGCTGGAAGCTGGAAACTGGAAGCTAGAAGTAAGAAGCTAGAAGCTGGAAGTTGGAAGCAGGAAGCTGAAAGCTGGAAGCTAGAAGCTGGAAGCAGGAAGTTGGAAGCAAGAAGCTAgtagctagaagctagaagctggaagctggaagctggaagctggaagctggaagctagaagctagaagctagaagctgaAAGTTGGAAGctggaagctagaagctagtagctagaagctagaagctagaagctagaagctagaagctagatgCTGGAAGCTAGAAGCTGGAAGAGCAGGAAGCTGGAAGCTGGAAACAAGGAAGCTGGAAGCAAGAAGCTAGAAGCAGAAAGCTGGAAGCATGCTAGCTTCAAGTTTATTGCTTCTTTCAAGAAACGAACTAAAATGGCATTTTATCCCTGAAGGGTATCCAACAACCCTTGAAACGCCCCTGTCTCCCCACCAAGCTCGGGGACACCCGAGATCTGCTCTCGCTGCGAGATAGAAACGGCGCGATGTTTGCAAAATATACGCGACGTGAAATGGTGCATTTATCTGAAATATAATACACAAAAACACATTacgaaataatttataaaatcgaatttcataaatttcgctTCGAGCAGCAGCGGCGGTCGTCCCTGAAGATCCACTACGGAGCCCGGCTTGAGCTCAGTGTGGTGAGATGAAATTTATTTCTGTAATTAAAATGGCCGATTCAGTTCATGCTCACATCGGGGTTGGAAATTTGTGTGTGTAACGTTACAGAAAGAGCGCAAATCGGATTAACTAGCCACCCACCACCGAACACAGCGCGCGTGGTTGGCCGATTGCTAATTAAAAGTGAATGATTCCGATCTTGATCAGCGGCAGCCATAGCTGGGGACGCGCTGGAGGTCTTTTCTTGGAGCAGGAGAAATTTTCCCGGCCCGGGCATTCAGCGCGCATTGCTCGGATTGAGATGGACCGCCGATATGGCCATAAATTGCTGGAATTGCACATGTTCGCAGCCGTTTGGAGTTGCCGTACGGAGGTAGCTGAAGCTGGTGTGGTGGAGTTGCGCCCGGGTGTCAGCGTAATATATGTGATGAATGTCTAGCGCGGAGGGAGATCGATCTGGATGAGGTTGAAGATGTGAACAGACTAACCTGTTACTTCAGgggaaaaattctcaaaaattagaGCACCATCAATCTTGTTGTGACCTATATTCGAGTCGCTCCAAACAATCCCAGCCACGTTCTCACTTTCGTACAAATTATCACCTGTCccgatccggcccgcgggcccgTAGTCACACACTAACCAAATTAGCGACAATCAAATCCCGTTAGCCACGATTGTCTTTCAGATCATCAACGGACACAGAACATCATCATTCCCCCAAGATTCGGGCCCAGTTTAGTTTCGAGTGGCCAACGATTATGAAGTCATCAGCGCAGATTTGGGTTGCACTCGGCGTGGCCGCCAGCCTTTTCGGCACCGTTTGTGGACTAAGTGCGATCATCAACCACCGGCCGAGCAATGATACGGTGGAGATTAGCAGGAGTCGGACGGAACGATCCCTGATGTTCCCGTACAACAGTGCTTTGGGGGTAGGTGATCAAAAGTAGTGGAGGCTGTGTGATTGGGtggataatgattttttttggggttTCGTTTCCGACAGTTGATTGTGGCCATTGCCGTCCCGTTGAAAGTTCCGGATCGTAATATCTTCATGTCGTACAACTTCGAAGGGAATTACAACAGTCCTCAATCGACGAACGTTTTCACCGAGGGGTTCTTCAATTGGGTAAGGCGATTCGTTGAGGATCATGAAAATGGTGATGACTTAGGAGTTCGTTTACTTGGTAGGTTCGTGGAATTGCCCCAGTTCTGGAAACTCCAGCTATTGCGATTAACAGAGCGTTGGACGGAGATCCGGAAGTTGAGTCTGCTGAGTCTACAACGGTAGCGGATGAAGAAGAGTCACCCAAAGTGACTCGCGCGATCCACACCAGAACTCCGATCTACACCCGGAAGAAGGTCTACCGGGCGATTGAGTCACAGTTTATCAAGTAAGTTATTAGTCAGATCAGGGAAGCAAGTTCTACCAAGATCTTCCCTTCCAGAAATGGTTTCAACGGAAAGAAGTGCCTCCTCCGACTCATCTGCGAAGCTTCGGAGATTCCGGTCCACGAACACAACGGCATCCTCGGCGACCTATTCCACATCGTGCTCAGTCCTTCAACCTCCAAGGACGAAAACCTACCCCCGGAGTTCTACAAGGCCGAACGCTT harbors:
- the LOC120419457 gene encoding uncharacterized protein LOC120419457, which translates into the protein MKSSAQIWVALGVAASLFGTVCGLSAIINHRPSNDTVEISRSRTERSLMFPYNSALGLIVAIAVPLKVPDRNIFMSYNFEGNYNSPQSTNVFTEGFFNWVRGIAPVLETPAIAINRALDGDPEVESAESTTVADEEESPKVTRAIHTRTPIYTRKKVYRAIESQFIKNGFNGKKCLLRLICEASEIPVHEHNGILGDLFHIVLSPSTSKDENLPPEFYKAERFGVQGHCHKYRKHCQENVFDLFSVIM